In Leishmania mexicana MHOM/GT/2001/U1103 complete genome, chromosome 20, one genomic interval encodes:
- a CDS encoding putative serine/threonine protein phosphatase 2B catalytic subunit A2 produces the protein MSQPNMKCSAVGGRNLNGTPVERNTLLRDDKLSLESIMLQFLCGEQLRLEYAIEIVQQAALVLRTEPNALSINDAVVVVGDVQGQYYDLVKILAACGSLSTTTYLFLGNYIGNGGFNLECILFLLAAKVAHPQSIFLIRGSNESKFMADILELGKECQLKYSSTLLPQILSAFNCLPLAAIIRKKFFCVHSGLSPDVSHVDDIGLIHRFRHIPTRGAMCDMVWSEPDWDTNNQLYNNVEEPSGETYVPRLGSFETRPLFITNKQRGLSYVFNFACAKRFVSANNLLCIIRAHEVHELGFKLYRPHPNHLFPCIISLFSAPNYCSSFGNKGAVLVVSKETICFKQFEPSPHPCVLQGRNAFSWSLPFLESNLMSIFLTLLSGSDFDPTVADRSEKGSSNGEGGATPLI, from the coding sequence atgaGCCAACCGAATATGAAGTGCTCTGCCGTGGGGGGTCGCAACCTCAACGGCACGCCTGTAGAGCGTAACACATTGCTGAGGGATGACAAGCTGTCATTGGAGAGCATTATGCTGCAGTTTCTTTGTGGTGAACAGCTTAGGCTCGAGTACGCCATAGAAATTGTTCAGCAGGCTGCACTTGTCCTTCGAACGGAGCCAAACGCGCTTTCCATTAACGACGCTGTAGTTGTTGTCGGGGATGTTCAGGGCCAATACTACGATTTGGTGAAGATTTTAGCGGCTTGCGGCTCCTTGAGCACGACCACGTACCTTTTTCTGGGCAACTACATCGGCAATGGAGGATTCAACTTGGAATGTATTCTTTTCCTGCTGGCAGCGAAAGTTGCTCACCCGCAGTCGATTTTTTTGATCCGAGGAAGCAATGAATCTAAATTTATGGCAGACATTCTTGAACTCGGCAAGGAGTGCCAGCTCAAGTACTCTAGCACTTTGTTGCCGCAGATACTCTCGGCGTTCAACTGTTTGCCACTGGCGGCCATAATCCGAAAAAAGTTTTTCTGCGTTCACTCGGGACTCTCCCCAGACGTGTCACATGTAGACGACATTGGACTGATTCACCGCTTCCGGCACATTCCAACGCGAGGGGCGATGTGTGATATGGTGTGGTCTGAGCCGGATTGGGACACCAACAATCAGCTGTACAACAATGTTGAGGAGCCTTCGGGTGAAACATATGTTCCACGACTCGGTTCGTTCGAGACACGACCACTCTTCATCACGAACAAGCAGCGGGGTCTCAGCTACGTGTTCAACTTTGCGTGTGCAAAACGTTTTGTATCGGCAAACAACCTTCTCTGTATCATTCGAGCTCACGAGGTTCATGAGCTCGGGTTTAAACTGTATCGCCCGCACCCAAACCACCTGTTCCCTTGCATAATTTCTCTCTTTTCGGCTCCAAATTACTGCTCCAGCTTCGGCAACAAAGGAGCAGTTTTAGTGGTCTCAAAGGAAACTATCTGCTTTAAGCAGTTCGAGCCTTCACCTCATCCATGCGTACTGCAAGGTCGAAACGCATTTTCGTGGTCTCTACCATTCTTGGAGAGCAACCTCATGTCCATTTTCCTGACCCTCTTGTCAGGCTCCGATTTTGACCCAACGGTTGCTGACAGATCTGAAAAGGGCTCGAGcaacggagagggaggtgccACGCCACTCATTTGA